CTGGCGCGACGGCCATCAGGCTGGCGCGGAAGATTTCGGCCTGGTAGGCGGCGGTGTTGAGGGTGAAGGCGAGCAGTGCGCAGTACCAAGCCTCGCGGAAGAACCACCACAGCCCCAGGTCCTGCCAGAAGCCCTTGAGCGAGCCCAGGCCGTAGTACAGCAGGAACAGCTGGGCCAGCAGTGGCGAGCCGCGGAAGAAGTACACATAGCCGGCGGCCAAGCGTTGCAGCACGAGGTGCTGCGACATCCGCGCCAGGGCCAGGAGCATGCCCAGCAGCGCGCCGAGGGTGAACGAGATCGCCACCAGCTTGGCGGTGACCAGCAGGCCATCGACGAAGCGCGCGCCGTAGCGCTCCAGCAGGTCGGGATCGAGCACGTAGGCCAGCAGTTGCTCCGGGCTCATGGGCGGGCTCCTTGCAGATGGCGGTTGCTGCGCCGCTCCAGCAGGGCGAAGACCCTGCCCGACAGCGCCGAGAACAGCAGGTAGACCAGGCAGGCGACGCCGTAGAACAGCATCGGTTCCTTGGTCACGCTGACCGCCAGGTTGGTCTGGCGCATCAGGTCGATCAGCGAGATGGTCGAGACCAGCGAGGTGTCCTTGAGCAGGCTCAACCAGTTGTTCGACAGGCCCGGCAGGGCGATGCGGGTCAGTTGCGGCAGCACCACCTTGAAGAATCCGGTGCGCTTGCCCAGGCCCAGGGCCGCGCAGGCCTCCAGTTGGCCCTTGGGCAGGGTCTTGAAGGCCATCAGCCAGATTTCACTGGAGAACGCGGCGAACACCAGGCTGAAGGCAACCATGGCGGCGAGGAAGGTGTTGATCAGCACCTCGCCCTGGTAGCCCATCGCAGCGAGGATCTTCTGCGCGGCGATCTGGCAGCCGTAGTAGATGATCAGCAGGGTGAGCAGTTCCGGCAGGCCGCGGAACACAGTGGAAAAGGTGGTGGCCCAGGCCCGCGGCAGGCGTTTGCGCGAGCGCGCGGCCAGTGCTACCAGCAGGCCCAGCGGCAGGCCGATGGGCAGGCAGGCCAGGGCCAGCGATACGGTCACCAGCGCGCCGGCCAGCAGCGCCTGGCCCCAGCCACCGCTGGCGAAGGAGAGCAGGGAGAGTTGATCGAGCATGGATGCATCCTCGAGGTCGGCGGGTCGCATAGCGCCCTGATCGCGATGCAAGGCCGCTTCCAGGGGGATGGCGGCCTCGTGTCGCGAAAGGGCTGCGGGCAGCCCCAGGATTCGTATCAGTTATAGATATCGAAGGCGAAATACTTGCTCGCGATCTTCTGGTAGGTGCCATTGGCCACGATCGCTGCCAGCGCTTCGTTCAGCCGCACGCGCAGGGCCTCGTCATCCTTGCGCACGGCAATCGCCGCGTCGGCCTTGGTGCCGTCGACGTCGCCGAGGATCTTGCAGCAGTCCTTGCCATTCTTGTTCAGCCATTCGTGCAGCGGGAACTTGTCGGCGATCACCCCGTCCAGGCGTCCGGCGGCAAGGTCGGCGTTGGCCTCGTCCAGGGTCGGGTACAGTTTCACGTCCGCGCCGGCCTTGCCGTACACGTCCTCGGCGTAGATCGCCTGGGTCGAGGCGGACTGGGCGCCGACCGTGTAGCCCTTGAAGTCGGTCTGCGCGTCGCTGATCTTGCTGTCCTTGGCGACCGCCACGGTCAGCGGGGTGCGGTAGTAGCGGTCGGTGAAGGCGATCTTGCGGCGCCGTTCCTCGGTGTCGATCATCGAGGCCACCACGGCGTCGTACTTGCGCGCCATCAGCGCCGGGATGATGCCTTCCCAGTCCTGGGCCACCAGGGTGCACTCGACTTTCATCTGCTCGCACAGGGCATGGGTGATGTCGATGTCGAAGCCGTGCAGCTGGTTGTCGGCATCGACGTAGTTGAACGGCGGGTAAGCGCCTTCAGTGGCAAAACGCAGGGTCTCGGCACTGGCGCCGGCCGCCAGCAGCAGGGCGCACGCACCCACCACAGCCATGGTTCCTTTCATCTCGCACCTCGGTAGTTGCACTCTTGCTATTGTTGTTTGCCCGCCGGCCACGAGGTGTAGCCGACGAACTCGTTATGTAGAGCGGCAGTTGCTTCCAAGCGTCTTTCAACATCCGGCCCGAGCTTCTTGCAGACCTCGTTGACCATCAGGTGCACCCACGACAGCATGGTCGCGGTGGATTCCCAGAACAGGTTGAATTCGGTGGGGATGCGGAACACCTCGTCGGCGTTGGCATCGGCCCATTCACAGAAGGTGTCGGTGACCAGGGTCACCGGGATGCCCAGCTCGCGGGCCTTGTGGCACAGCTGCAGGGCATGGCGGGAATAGCGCCGGGCCTCGAACACCACCAGCGCGCAGTCCTGGGGGCGCCCCAGCAGCACCTCGGCGAAGTGCCCGGCACTGCCGTCGACCAGTTGCACGCCGTCGCGCAGGTATTGCAGCAGATGGCTCATGCACATGGCCACGCCGCGCTCGGTCTGAAAGCCGGCGACGAACACCCGCGGTTTTTCCGCTAGGCGCCGGGC
This window of the Pseudomonas mosselii genome carries:
- a CDS encoding ABC transporter permease, encoding MSPEQLLAYVLDPDLLERYGARFVDGLLVTAKLVAISFTLGALLGMLLALARMSQHLVLQRLAAGYVYFFRGSPLLAQLFLLYYGLGSLKGFWQDLGLWWFFREAWYCALLAFTLNTAAYQAEIFRASLMAVAPGQYEAAKALNLKRSTTFFKVVLPQSLLVAIGPLGNELIMMIKASAIASLVTIYDLMGVTKLAFSRSFDFQIYLWAAVLYLLIVEVVRRTLKHLEARLGRHLN
- a CDS encoding ABC transporter permease: MLDQLSLLSFASGGWGQALLAGALVTVSLALACLPIGLPLGLLVALAARSRKRLPRAWATTFSTVFRGLPELLTLLIIYYGCQIAAQKILAAMGYQGEVLINTFLAAMVAFSLVFAAFSSEIWLMAFKTLPKGQLEACAALGLGKRTGFFKVVLPQLTRIALPGLSNNWLSLLKDTSLVSTISLIDLMRQTNLAVSVTKEPMLFYGVACLVYLLFSALSGRVFALLERRSNRHLQGARP
- a CDS encoding transporter substrate-binding domain-containing protein, whose translation is MKGTMAVVGACALLLAAGASAETLRFATEGAYPPFNYVDADNQLHGFDIDITHALCEQMKVECTLVAQDWEGIIPALMARKYDAVVASMIDTEERRRKIAFTDRYYRTPLTVAVAKDSKISDAQTDFKGYTVGAQSASTQAIYAEDVYGKAGADVKLYPTLDEANADLAAGRLDGVIADKFPLHEWLNKNGKDCCKILGDVDGTKADAAIAVRKDDEALRVRLNEALAAIVANGTYQKIASKYFAFDIYN
- a CDS encoding MurR/RpiR family transcriptional regulator, producing the protein MSQSIKQRLESSLHTAAASGRQIASYMLANLHELPFQTSASIAAKLGVSESSVGRFCRSLGYAHLKALKQDLQNDLGDGPWLVGDRLQAFRQQPEDDQRSGSLELEMAALVRVHEYSRGEAWQQVARRLAEKPRVFVAGFQTERGVAMCMSHLLQYLRDGVQLVDGSAGHFAEVLLGRPQDCALVVFEARRYSRHALQLCHKARELGIPVTLVTDTFCEWADANADEVFRIPTEFNLFWESTATMLSWVHLMVNEVCKKLGPDVERRLEATAALHNEFVGYTSWPAGKQQ